The Sulfurimonas lithotrophica genome includes a region encoding these proteins:
- the queF gene encoding preQ(1) synthase codes for MKYGEKEIQEFDVEKDLEIWPNEYKKDYLIKITLPEFMSLCPRSGYPDFATIYLEYTPDEYIVELKAIKLYINSFMNRHVSHEGAANEIYDLLDKKLKPKYMKIVADFNPRGNVHTVIEIDSQKLKK; via the coding sequence GGTGAAAAAGAGATTCAAGAATTTGATGTGGAAAAAGATTTGGAAATTTGGCCAAATGAATATAAAAAAGACTATTTGATTAAGATAACGCTTCCGGAGTTTATGTCCTTATGCCCAAGAAGCGGTTATCCTGATTTTGCAACAATATACTTAGAATATACTCCAGATGAGTATATAGTAGAGTTAAAAGCTATAAAACTATATATAAATTCGTTTATGAATAGACATGTATCCCATGAGGGTGCAGCAAATGAGATATATGATTTATTAGATAAAAAGCTAAAACCTAAATATATGAAGATTGTAGCCGATTTTAACCCTAGAGGAAATGTCCATACCGTAATTGAGATAGACAGCCAAAAACTAAAAAAATAA